A part of Chryseobacterium shigense genomic DNA contains:
- a CDS encoding metallophosphoesterase, with protein MNLSFKTHLKNTSIAFRAVLSAGVLYSCATYNVKKGKNLFEVKNSDVKSENDFKVFLIGDAGNSDEPQAQNTLNLLKSKLDSADSNSMLIFLGDNIYPNGLPKESSKDYVAAKQKLENQLAITKNFKGKTLVIPGNHDWNSGLDGLKAQEDLVKTYFNDKKAFLPKNSCGIDDINLSKDIKLIVIDTEWALVNWDRYPGINKNCSIKTREDFFTEFKDLITKNQDKKIIVALHHPIISSGTHAGFNSAKSHLYPLKSKIPVPVVSSVINILRSSSGANLEDINNQHYADLANRLKSIVQDKENIIFVSGHDHNLQYHEDRNIRQIISGAGSKTDPATIVEKTDFSYGGSGFAVLNIRKDQSTDVEYFSTKDNNLKKLAHISVISKPDVFVNNYPKTFPAIATSSVYPVELTKKGPVYRWLWGEHYRKYYGIPVDAPTADLASLNGGFTPFREGGGNQSNSLRLKAADGQEFVMRGVKKSAVRFLNNMAFKKSTFGNELNNTFPEKFLLDFYTANHPFTPFSVGNMADKLGIFHSNPKLYYIPKQYALGEYNESYGDEMYMIEERFSSDPKTLASLDNAKDIVSTDDVLKNFTKNYKYSVDRESYIRARIFDMLIGDWDRHSDQWKWAEYQDGDKVIYKPIPKDRDQAFSRYDGAAFRIIMNVPAIRHMKTFKEEIKNVKWMNMEPYPMDLIFLKGASQEEWMAQAKYIQEHLTDADIDDAFTDLPKEVKDGTITDIQSKLKARKTKLQDYAARYYDVLQEKVPLAGTVNPDQFVITKTASSVNIKQYKLDKNKENPELVFEKTYEDSKTKELWIYGLEDDDIYEVSGEGRPNINIRLIGGNNHDVYNIADGKSVKIYDFKSQKNTYNGSGTKNISDDYDVNTYNYKHPKYNFFAGYPNADYNPDDGVILGVLANYTVNNFIRDPYTQKHSLKVNFYTATGGFNAAYKGIFKKAISGWDFNIDAAYTTPRFSKNFFGLSNESPYDKENTEREYNRARISRLNFAPSISKKSWMNLQHQFQMTFEDNKVQKKGNRFIDQSPDVRPEVFKSQQFAGANYTFSFKNLDNNAFPTLGLEFLMNADWKTNLSETYKNFFTLNGTLTIDHRLDKRGQFVFANSSNAMWISNNNFEFYQAASIGGNNGMRAFRNERFSGKSYFTNNSEIRWDFGRVRNNIVPANMGVLIGYDIGRVWNDHENSKKWHQSVGAGLWLSVVEMISARLNYFYGSDGGRISAGVGMTF; from the coding sequence ATGAATTTATCCTTTAAAACTCATTTAAAAAATACTTCTATTGCCTTTAGAGCTGTATTATCTGCAGGCGTTCTCTATTCCTGCGCAACATATAACGTAAAAAAGGGTAAAAACTTATTTGAAGTAAAAAATTCTGATGTAAAATCTGAAAATGACTTTAAAGTTTTCCTGATCGGAGATGCCGGAAATTCAGATGAACCCCAGGCACAGAACACTTTAAATTTACTCAAAAGTAAACTGGATTCCGCAGACAGCAATTCGATGCTGATCTTTCTTGGTGATAATATCTATCCCAACGGATTACCTAAAGAATCAAGCAAAGATTATGTAGCGGCAAAGCAGAAACTGGAAAATCAGCTTGCCATTACCAAAAATTTCAAAGGAAAAACTCTTGTTATTCCGGGAAATCACGACTGGAATAGCGGTCTGGATGGTTTAAAAGCACAGGAAGACCTTGTAAAGACTTACTTCAACGATAAAAAAGCTTTTCTTCCTAAAAATTCCTGCGGAATTGATGATATTAACCTGTCTAAAGATATCAAACTTATTGTCATTGATACGGAATGGGCTCTTGTCAACTGGGACCGGTATCCCGGTATCAATAAAAACTGTAGTATCAAAACCCGTGAAGATTTTTTCACGGAGTTTAAAGATCTTATTACCAAAAATCAGGATAAAAAGATTATTGTCGCCTTGCATCATCCTATAATCAGCAGCGGAACACATGCCGGATTTAATTCTGCAAAATCACATCTTTATCCATTGAAAAGTAAGATTCCTGTTCCGGTTGTTTCAAGTGTGATCAACATTTTGAGAAGTTCTTCCGGGGCAAATCTGGAGGATATCAACAATCAGCATTATGCAGATCTGGCCAACAGGTTAAAAAGTATTGTTCAGGATAAGGAAAACATCATTTTTGTTTCAGGACACGATCATAATCTGCAGTATCATGAAGACAGGAATATCAGGCAGATCATCAGCGGTGCAGGCTCTAAGACAGATCCCGCCACCATTGTTGAAAAAACCGATTTCTCATACGGAGGCAGCGGATTTGCCGTTCTGAATATCAGAAAAGACCAAAGCACAGATGTTGAATATTTCTCCACAAAAGACAACAATCTTAAAAAGCTTGCCCATATTTCTGTGATCTCAAAACCGGATGTCTTTGTGAATAATTACCCAAAAACTTTTCCGGCAATAGCAACTTCCAGCGTTTATCCCGTGGAACTTACCAAAAAAGGGCCGGTTTACCGCTGGTTATGGGGTGAACATTACAGAAAATATTACGGAATCCCGGTTGATGCTCCTACGGCTGATCTGGCTTCTTTGAACGGAGGGTTTACCCCTTTCAGAGAAGGTGGAGGGAACCAGTCAAACAGCTTAAGGCTTAAGGCGGCAGACGGACAGGAATTTGTAATGCGTGGAGTGAAAAAGAGTGCAGTCCGTTTTCTGAATAACATGGCTTTCAAAAAAAGCACTTTCGGAAATGAGCTGAATAATACATTCCCTGAAAAATTCCTGCTGGACTTTTATACGGCCAATCATCCGTTTACTCCTTTTTCGGTAGGAAATATGGCTGATAAACTGGGTATTTTCCACAGCAACCCTAAGCTGTACTACATTCCGAAGCAATATGCCTTAGGCGAATACAATGAAAGCTACGGTGACGAAATGTACATGATTGAAGAGCGTTTTTCTTCTGATCCCAAAACCTTAGCTTCACTGGATAATGCTAAAGACATTGTTTCCACAGATGATGTTCTGAAAAATTTCACCAAAAATTATAAATATTCCGTAGACCGCGAATCCTATATAAGAGCAAGAATTTTTGATATGCTGATCGGCGACTGGGACAGGCATTCCGACCAATGGAAATGGGCAGAATACCAGGATGGCGATAAAGTAATTTACAAACCTATCCCAAAAGACAGGGATCAGGCTTTCAGCAGATATGACGGGGCTGCTTTCAGAATTATCATGAATGTTCCGGCCATCCGCCACATGAAAACGTTTAAGGAAGAGATTAAAAATGTGAAATGGATGAATATGGAGCCATACCCAATGGACCTCATCTTTTTAAAAGGCGCTTCACAGGAAGAATGGATGGCACAGGCAAAATATATTCAGGAACACCTTACCGATGCTGATATTGATGATGCATTTACCGATCTTCCGAAAGAAGTAAAGGACGGTACGATTACTGATATTCAAAGTAAATTAAAAGCCAGAAAAACAAAGCTGCAGGATTATGCAGCCCGGTATTATGATGTACTTCAGGAAAAAGTTCCACTTGCGGGTACGGTGAATCCTGATCAATTCGTCATTACAAAAACAGCCAGTTCCGTTAATATAAAGCAATATAAATTAGACAAAAATAAGGAGAATCCAGAATTGGTTTTTGAGAAAACGTATGAGGATTCAAAAACGAAAGAGCTTTGGATCTACGGTCTTGAAGATGATGATATTTATGAAGTTTCAGGAGAAGGAAGGCCTAATATAAACATCAGGCTGATTGGCGGCAACAATCATGATGTTTACAATATTGCTGATGGAAAAAGCGTGAAAATTTATGACTTTAAAAGTCAGAAAAATACTTACAACGGTTCCGGAACTAAGAATATTTCTGATGATTATGATGTGAACACATACAATTATAAACACCCGAAATATAATTTCTTTGCCGGTTATCCAAATGCAGATTATAACCCGGATGACGGTGTGATCTTAGGGGTTCTTGCCAATTATACGGTAAATAATTTCATCCGCGATCCTTATACCCAGAAGCATAGCCTTAAAGTGAATTTTTATACCGCTACCGGAGGGTTTAATGCTGCCTATAAAGGAATTTTCAAAAAGGCAATATCGGGCTGGGATTTTAATATTGATGCAGCTTATACAACACCCCGTTTTTCGAAAAACTTCTTCGGACTGTCCAATGAAAGCCCGTACGACAAAGAAAATACGGAAAGAGAATATAACAGAGCAAGGATTTCCAGGCTTAATTTTGCCCCTTCAATTTCTAAAAAGAGCTGGATGAATCTTCAGCATCAGTTCCAGATGACCTTTGAGGATAATAAGGTACAGAAAAAGGGTAACCGTTTTATAGACCAGTCACCTGATGTAAGGCCGGAAGTCTTCAAAAGCCAACAGTTTGCAGGAGCCAATTATACATTCAGTTTCAAAAATCTGGATAATAATGCCTTCCCTACTTTAGGACTTGAATTCCTGATGAATGCAGACTGGAAAACCAATTTATCTGAAACCTATAAAAACTTCTTCACCTTGAACGGTACATTAACTATAGATCACAGGCTTGATAAGAGAGGACAGTTTGTTTTTGCGAATTCCAGCAACGCCATGTGGATCAGCAACAATAACTTTGAGTTCTATCAGGCTGCAAGCATAGGTGGTAATAATGGAATGAGGGCTTTCAGAAACGAAAGATTTTCAGGTAAATCCTATTTCACCAATAATTCCGAGATCCGCTGGGATTTTGGAAGGGTAAGAAACAATATCGTTCCTGCCAATATGGGAGTTCTTATCGGCTACGACATCGGACGTGTATGGAATGACCATGAAAACTCCAAAAAATGGCATCAGTCTGTAGGAGCAGGATTATGGCTGAGCGTTGTAGAAATGATTTCTGCAAGACTTAATTACTTCTACGGTTCTGACGGTGGAAGGATCTCTGCGGGTGTTGGAATGACTTTCTAA
- a CDS encoding Pycsar system effector family protein: MNILHKAKDYVEILFKDKLSSVYFYHNFIHTTYTVNKAEEIMRNTPVSKEDQEKVLLALWFHDTGYVECAQNHEEKGVTILTDFLKQENYPENYIEDVSKLIIATKITYEPQNLLEKIVKDADCSHFASHDYNDISDALRKEWELTNVRCFSNDEWNAGNLEMLKNKHHYYTEYAQENWEPLKKKNIKKIEKKLEKEEDKKDNSDNKKEPKEPKSDRSVDTLFRVTLNNHTRLSDIADSKANILLSVNAIIISVCLSVLVPKLDTPKNAHLIIPSFVLLISSVLTIIFAILSTKPNVTKTHFTAQDIADRKVNLLFFGNFHQMIFNDYHNAMKDLIKDRDYIYDSMVKDLYFLGKVLDRKYKLLSITYKIFMAGIIISVLSFGYAFLSL; the protein is encoded by the coding sequence ATGAATATTTTACACAAAGCTAAAGATTATGTAGAAATCTTATTCAAAGATAAGTTATCTTCTGTATACTTTTACCATAATTTTATTCACACGACCTATACCGTAAATAAGGCCGAAGAGATCATGCGAAATACACCTGTTTCGAAAGAAGATCAGGAAAAGGTGCTTCTGGCACTGTGGTTTCACGATACAGGATATGTGGAATGTGCGCAGAATCATGAAGAAAAAGGTGTTACAATTCTTACAGATTTTCTGAAACAGGAAAATTATCCCGAAAATTATATTGAAGATGTTTCCAAACTGATTATTGCGACTAAAATCACCTATGAGCCGCAGAATCTTCTGGAAAAGATTGTAAAAGATGCGGACTGCAGCCACTTTGCCAGTCACGATTATAATGATATTTCCGATGCCCTCAGAAAAGAATGGGAGCTTACCAACGTAAGATGTTTTTCCAATGACGAATGGAATGCCGGAAATCTTGAAATGCTCAAAAACAAGCATCATTATTATACGGAATATGCACAGGAAAACTGGGAGCCTCTGAAAAAGAAAAACATCAAAAAAATAGAAAAAAAATTGGAAAAAGAAGAGGATAAAAAGGATAATTCAGACAATAAGAAAGAGCCTAAAGAACCGAAATCCGACCGTAGTGTAGATACATTGTTCAGGGTGACCCTGAATAATCATACAAGGCTGAGTGATATTGCGGACAGTAAAGCGAATATCCTTCTTTCGGTAAATGCCATCATTATTTCAGTCTGCCTTTCTGTTCTGGTTCCCAAACTGGATACCCCTAAAAATGCACATCTTATCATTCCGAGTTTTGTACTGCTTATTTCAAGTGTTCTGACCATTATATTTGCAATCCTGTCTACAAAACCGAATGTAACAAAGACCCATTTTACGGCTCAGGATATCGCAGACAGAAAAGTAAATCTTCTGTTCTTCGGAAATTTCCACCAAATGATTTTCAATGATTATCATAATGCCATGAAAGACCTGATCAAAGACAGGGATTATATCTATGACTCTATGGTGAAAGATCTTTATTTCCTGGGAAAAGTTCTTGACAGAAAGTATAAGCTATTGTCCATTACCTATAAGATTTTTATGGCAGGAATTATTATTTCCGTGCTTTCTTTCGGATATGCTTTTCTTTCCCTTTAA
- a CDS encoding bestrophin family protein — protein MIVRQRTNWLKMLFIWRGSVLKKIVVQLVVILVFSLLIYFFKGKIFDYKVHLNPTIFTLIGLALAIFMGFCNSASYDRFWEGRKLWGLLVIETRSLTRQILSLVNDPSDAKEEKERIIRMISAFCWSLNYQLRDKSGTEHLTRLLSPEQAEQLKDKKFIPGIILGFIADWLNEQQKKGNIDTIVMTSMDHQLNQFSNISGGCERIHNTPLPFAYSVLLHRTVYLYCFWLPFGLVDTLDWMMPLIVLLISYTFIALDAIIQEIGEPFGEEENDLALNSICRTIEYSIFEQAGISQGELKKPDTYFID, from the coding sequence ATGATTGTAAGACAGCGCACCAACTGGCTGAAAATGTTGTTTATATGGAGGGGTTCCGTATTAAAGAAAATTGTAGTACAGCTGGTTGTTATTTTGGTTTTCTCACTGTTAATTTATTTTTTTAAAGGCAAGATCTTCGATTATAAGGTACATCTTAATCCTACTATTTTTACGCTGATTGGTCTTGCGTTGGCTATTTTCATGGGATTCTGCAATTCCGCAAGCTATGACCGTTTCTGGGAAGGTCGTAAGCTTTGGGGGCTGCTGGTGATAGAAACAAGATCCCTGACCAGACAAATACTCTCATTAGTAAATGATCCATCGGATGCTAAGGAAGAGAAAGAAAGGATCATCAGAATGATATCAGCTTTCTGCTGGTCCCTGAACTATCAGTTGAGGGACAAATCCGGGACGGAACATTTAACAAGGCTTCTTTCACCGGAACAGGCAGAGCAACTGAAAGATAAGAAATTCATTCCCGGCATTATTCTCGGTTTTATTGCAGACTGGCTGAATGAGCAGCAGAAGAAGGGAAATATTGATACCATCGTTATGACTTCTATGGATCATCAGCTGAACCAGTTTTCCAATATTTCAGGAGGATGCGAGAGAATTCACAACACACCGCTGCCTTTTGCTTACAGCGTGCTTCTTCACCGTACGGTTTACCTGTATTGCTTCTGGCTTCCTTTCGGGTTGGTGGATACGCTTGACTGGATGATGCCTTTGATCGTTTTGCTGATAAGCTATACATTTATCGCGCTGGATGCTATCATTCAGGAAATAGGAGAGCCTTTTGGAGAGGAAGAAAATGATCTGGCCCTGAACAGCATATGCCGAACTATTGAATATTCTATTTTTGAGCAGGCGGGAATATCGCAGGGAGAACTGAAAAAGCCGGATACTTATTTTATAGATTAA
- a CDS encoding GAF domain-containing protein: MANLYKKDAPFQVLISFKKYLDVLEHIRYNDRLEYRVNYAESLIERTKNFQELKDGFQDVSLLKKHEDLIKLLLADLFPTGLTNNEIKAASIPLSNITFNYTERFKNILKDAGKDFEIELRNIDDNEFYVFCCCLILQTYFKRDVRSTIPFYYDIPNRLGIMKHYKITVNADFTEVYPTENAKIPSDDIIDMLLENLDDFKLWKKYFPSKSWVLKGFAIISLVDCTSEVALSDLKSSMIEIDPEDLSPNENLVEIFKSYFDVPELNFGLMLFDKKDQKLGRLPIYENLFTNHVLDFWINAFDEETRKSTFNNLNHNSKPIVISNVNNMDENVKSLPSFSILRDNNINSFMVIPIMKDSELLAIMEFTSPQANSFNGLKLKKLEFLTDMILFSLNRFSFEKNYQIEAIIQREYTSIHDSVVWKFRNEAEKYFNASLAKKIYTLKQISFKNLTPLFGFSDIRSSSDKRFNLMLEDLNQQLESLHDIFTMINSDSEKYLLALDVFENELNNEIKADTEQRFQRFLREEIHPYLQGKLELRTDKEIKNKIKDYFVQVFTQTDLFYANRKNLDDSITLVNRKLADMLDESQVKAQQIFPHYYERFKSDGVEHNLYIGHNIAPDLSYTSKVVHKLRYWQLKTICNMEREFQTFKNNLPIQLDIASLLFVYNEKIDIRFRMDEKRFDVDGAYNSYYEIIKKRLDKAHVKDSPERITCPGKITIVYFGMENQKEYLEYINKLQKKEILQNDVEFLKVEDLQGITGLLALRVSLAK, translated from the coding sequence TTGGCCAATCTTTACAAAAAAGACGCTCCATTTCAGGTTCTTATATCATTCAAAAAATATTTGGATGTGCTGGAACATATCCGCTATAACGACCGCTTGGAATACCGGGTCAATTATGCAGAATCACTTATTGAAAGAACTAAAAATTTCCAGGAATTAAAAGACGGGTTTCAGGATGTCTCACTGTTGAAAAAACATGAAGACCTCATCAAACTGCTTCTTGCAGACCTCTTCCCGACAGGGCTTACCAACAACGAGATCAAGGCCGCAAGTATTCCCCTTTCCAATATTACTTTCAATTATACCGAGAGATTTAAAAATATACTGAAAGATGCAGGAAAAGATTTTGAAATAGAACTCAGAAATATTGATGATAACGAATTTTATGTCTTCTGCTGCTGTCTTATTCTCCAAACTTATTTTAAGAGGGATGTAAGAAGTACTATTCCTTTTTATTATGATATTCCGAACAGGCTGGGAATCATGAAGCATTATAAGATTACGGTAAATGCTGATTTTACAGAAGTTTACCCTACTGAAAATGCCAAAATCCCGTCTGATGATATTATTGATATGCTGCTGGAAAACCTGGATGATTTCAAGCTGTGGAAAAAGTATTTCCCATCAAAATCATGGGTCTTAAAGGGTTTTGCTATTATTTCTCTCGTAGACTGTACTTCAGAAGTGGCATTGTCCGACCTGAAATCAAGCATGATAGAGATTGATCCTGAAGATCTGAGCCCGAATGAGAATCTTGTAGAAATTTTCAAGTCTTATTTTGATGTACCGGAACTTAACTTCGGTTTAATGCTGTTCGATAAGAAAGATCAGAAACTCGGCAGGCTCCCCATTTATGAAAACCTGTTCACCAATCATGTTCTGGATTTCTGGATCAATGCATTTGATGAAGAAACCCGGAAGAGTACATTTAATAATTTAAATCATAATTCCAAACCTATTGTTATCTCCAACGTCAACAATATGGATGAGAATGTTAAAAGCCTTCCCTCTTTCAGCATTTTAAGGGATAACAATATCAATAGCTTCATGGTGATTCCCATCATGAAAGACAGTGAACTTCTGGCCATTATGGAGTTCACGTCTCCGCAAGCGAACAGTTTTAACGGGTTAAAGCTTAAAAAACTGGAATTTTTAACAGATATGATCCTTTTCTCCCTGAACAGGTTCAGCTTTGAGAAGAACTATCAGATAGAAGCCATCATTCAGCGCGAATATACCTCCATCCACGATAGTGTGGTATGGAAATTCAGAAATGAAGCCGAGAAATATTTCAATGCTTCACTGGCAAAAAAAATATATACGCTGAAACAGATCTCTTTTAAAAATCTAACTCCGCTTTTTGGTTTCTCAGATATCCGTTCCTCCTCAGACAAGCGTTTTAATCTTATGCTTGAAGACCTCAACCAACAGCTTGAAAGTCTACATGATATTTTCACGATGATTAATTCAGATTCAGAGAAATACCTTCTGGCTCTTGACGTCTTTGAAAATGAACTGAATAACGAGATCAAAGCCGATACGGAACAGCGTTTCCAGAGATTTCTGAGAGAAGAAATTCATCCTTACCTTCAGGGAAAACTGGAGCTCAGAACCGACAAGGAGATAAAAAATAAGATCAAAGATTATTTTGTACAGGTTTTTACCCAAACCGATCTTTTTTATGCCAACAGGAAAAATTTAGATGATTCTATAACGCTGGTCAACAGAAAGCTTGCAGATATGCTGGATGAAAGCCAGGTCAAAGCCCAACAGATCTTTCCCCATTACTATGAAAGATTCAAATCCGATGGTGTGGAGCACAACCTGTATATTGGCCATAATATTGCCCCGGATCTTAGTTACACCTCAAAAGTAGTTCACAAATTAAGGTACTGGCAACTGAAGACCATCTGCAATATGGAACGCGAATTCCAGACGTTTAAAAACAATCTGCCAATCCAGCTGGATATTGCCTCACTGCTTTTTGTTTATAACGAAAAAATAGACATCCGTTTCAGAATGGATGAAAAACGTTTCGATGTAGACGGCGCCTATAATTCCTATTATGAAATTATAAAAAAACGTCTGGACAAAGCCCATGTCAAAGATTCTCCGGAAAGAATAACCTGCCCGGGAAAAATTACCATCGTCTATTTCGGGATGGAAAACCAGAAAGAATACCTGGAATACATCAATAAGCTTCAGAAAAAAGAAATTCTACAGAACGATGTGGAATTCTTAAAAGTAGAGGATTTACAGGGAATTACGGGGTTGCTGGCGCTGAGGGTTTCTTTGGCGAAGTAA
- a CDS encoding NADH-quinone oxidoreductase subunit N, with protein sequence MSVLIIVFLTAVIALFSGVFERGKFARYIGILGLIVALYVSFLPECSFFEKYRHMYEYTLNTALFTKISIVTTLLLFFLGGFAFSNHRSHQSELYALMLFALCGGIILFGFQNLVTLFLGVEILSIPLYVMAGANKTDLRSNEASIKYFLMGAFATGFLLFGIAFIYGSAGSFDLYKIHDFGLANTTDVMFILGVLLILCALAFKVALAPFHMWSPDVYAGSPSLITAFMASVVKISGFFALFRLMTIGFTGVTHEWINVLGVFLIITLLLANVMGLAQTNAKRMLAYSSVSHAGYIGLVFFGMTNLSTYNLAFYLFAYSLSTVGVFMCLIWVEKLKRETSFGAFKGLAKTEPLLATVATISMLSMAGVPLTAGFMGKFALFSQAMNGAAFLVLIAVLGSALSIAYYLRLIIAMFFFKETTFKSSEKVTLTYNIIAVFVIASIIILGVYPDLFAKQFGL encoded by the coding sequence ATGAGTGTTTTAATTATTGTTTTCCTAACGGCAGTTATTGCGTTATTTTCAGGAGTTTTTGAACGCGGAAAATTCGCAAGATACATTGGGATTTTAGGATTAATCGTAGCATTATACGTAAGCTTCTTACCGGAATGTTCTTTCTTCGAAAAGTACAGACATATGTATGAGTATACGTTAAATACTGCGTTATTCACCAAAATATCAATTGTAACGACATTATTGTTATTCTTTCTGGGAGGTTTTGCATTCAGCAACCACAGAAGCCACCAGTCGGAATTATATGCACTGATGCTTTTTGCATTATGCGGAGGAATTATTCTTTTCGGATTCCAGAATCTGGTAACCCTTTTCTTAGGGGTAGAAATCCTTTCCATCCCATTATATGTAATGGCCGGTGCCAACAAAACTGATTTAAGATCAAACGAAGCTTCAATCAAATATTTCTTAATGGGTGCTTTTGCGACAGGTTTTTTACTTTTCGGTATTGCATTTATTTACGGAAGTGCCGGAAGCTTTGATCTCTATAAAATCCACGATTTCGGATTGGCCAATACTACAGATGTAATGTTCATCCTGGGGGTTCTACTGATCCTTTGCGCATTGGCATTTAAAGTAGCTTTAGCCCCTTTCCATATGTGGAGCCCTGATGTATATGCAGGTTCACCTTCATTAATCACAGCATTTATGGCGAGTGTAGTAAAGATCTCAGGATTCTTTGCTTTATTCAGGCTGATGACCATAGGTTTTACAGGAGTTACCCATGAATGGATTAATGTTTTGGGAGTATTCCTGATCATTACTTTACTTTTGGCAAACGTTATGGGTCTTGCCCAAACCAATGCGAAAAGAATGCTTGCCTATTCTTCAGTATCTCATGCAGGATACATCGGACTGGTTTTCTTCGGAATGACAAACCTGTCTACTTATAATCTTGCCTTTTATTTATTCGCTTATTCATTGTCTACAGTAGGAGTTTTCATGTGCCTGATCTGGGTAGAAAAGCTGAAGAGAGAAACTTCTTTCGGAGCTTTCAAAGGATTGGCTAAAACTGAACCTCTGTTGGCTACTGTTGCTACAATCTCCATGCTTTCAATGGCAGGAGTTCCGTTAACTGCTGGTTTCATGGGTAAATTTGCTTTATTTTCCCAGGCAATGAACGGTGCAGCTTTCCTTGTATTAATAGCTGTTTTAGGTTCTGCCCTTTCCATCGCCTATTACTTAAGACTGATTATTGCGATGTTCTTCTTTAAAGAAACTACATTCAAATCTTCAGAAAAAGTAACACTTACTTACAATATCATAGCGGTATTTGTTATTGCATCAATTATTATTTTGGGTGTCTACCCGGATCTGTTTGCAAAACAGTTCGGATTATAG
- a CDS encoding NuoM family protein, with product MSGLLLTLLLLPLVGSGLVFAWKDKSSKYLALGIALVQMLITFYIASDFNFNPTVDSVLQHEINYPWSQFIKSSLHFGIDGMSLLLLLLTNILTPIIILSSFNENVSYRNTFYGLILLMQFGLIGVFTSLDGLLFYIFWEVTLIPIWFIAGLWGQENKRFEFTTKFFVYTFVGSLFMLAGLIYVYNHSASFALTDLYNADLNEVQQTVVFWFIFFAFAVKLPVFPFHTWQPDTYTYSPTQGSMLLSGIMLKMAVYGVMRYLLPITPLPIAGISGQIVIILAIVGIVHGALIAIIQTDMKRIIAYSSFSHVGLMVAGIFSSAVISLRGPFNIEGAEGVMVQTFAHGINVVGLFYCCDILYKRFKSRDIRQMGGLAKVAPKFAVLFLIIILGSMGVPLTNGFIGEFILLKSVYDFNGLAAIIAGLTVILCAVYLLRFYGKAMFGEGDEAVLSTAKDLSSVEFSVLASLAVFVIVFGIFPQPIIDMVNSSLKFIYQSMVS from the coding sequence ATGTCTGGTTTATTATTAACATTATTACTATTACCTCTAGTAGGTTCGGGATTAGTTTTTGCATGGAAAGATAAATCCAGCAAATATTTGGCGCTGGGAATTGCATTGGTCCAGATGCTTATTACCTTCTATATTGCTTCGGATTTCAATTTTAATCCGACGGTAGACAGTGTATTACAGCACGAGATCAATTATCCTTGGTCACAATTCATTAAAAGCTCACTTCATTTCGGAATTGACGGAATGAGCCTTCTGCTTTTATTGCTGACCAACATTCTTACGCCGATCATTATTTTATCTTCTTTCAACGAAAATGTAAGCTACAGAAATACATTCTACGGTCTGATCCTGCTGATGCAGTTCGGTCTTATAGGCGTTTTCACATCGCTTGACGGATTGCTATTCTACATTTTCTGGGAAGTAACTCTTATCCCGATCTGGTTCATTGCCGGACTTTGGGGCCAGGAAAACAAAAGATTTGAATTCACTACAAAATTCTTCGTATATACATTCGTTGGATCGTTATTTATGTTAGCCGGATTGATCTATGTGTACAACCACTCTGCATCATTCGCTTTAACAGATCTTTACAATGCCGATCTTAACGAAGTGCAGCAGACTGTGGTATTCTGGTTTATTTTCTTTGCATTTGCAGTGAAATTACCGGTATTCCCTTTCCATACATGGCAGCCGGACACCTATACCTACTCTCCTACTCAGGGATCCATGCTTTTATCAGGGATCATGCTGAAAATGGCAGTGTATGGTGTTATGCGTTATTTATTACCGATCACCCCGCTTCCTATTGCAGGAATTTCAGGACAGATCGTTATTATCCTTGCTATTGTAGGAATTGTTCACGGTGCATTAATCGCAATTATCCAGACAGATATGAAGAGAATTATTGCCTATTCATCTTTCTCTCACGTAGGATTGATGGTTGCCGGGATCTTCTCTTCCGCAGTAATCTCTTTAAGAGGCCCATTCAATATTGAAGGTGCTGAAGGTGTAATGGTACAGACTTTTGCCCACGGTATCAACGTAGTTGGATTATTCTACTGCTGTGATATTTTATACAAGAGATTTAAATCAAGAGATATCAGACAGATGGGAGGTTTAGCAAAAGTAGCTCCTAAATTTGCCGTATTATTCCTGATCATTATCTTAGGTTCAATGGGAGTTCCATTGACGAATGGATTCATCGGGGAATTCATCCTGTTGAAATCTGTATATGATTTTAACGGACTGGCAGCAATAATTGCAGGTCTTACGGTAATCCTTTGTGCTGTCTATTTATTGAGATTTTACGGAAAAGCAATGTTCGGAGAAGGAGACGAAGCTGTTTTAAGTACAGCAAAAGACCTTTCCAGTGTAGAATTCTCTGTATTGGCAAGTTTAGCGGTTTTTGTGATTGTATTTGGTATCTTCCCACAACCGATAATCGATATGGTGAATAGTTCGTTGAAGTTTATCTACCAATCAATGGTAAGCTAA